The following are encoded in a window of Methanobacterium sp. genomic DNA:
- a CDS encoding RidA family protein: MKNVQYINPDGLNKNPAFSNVIIIPESKKTVFIGGQNSVNAKGEIIGKNDIKKQSEQVFKNLKIALESAEASFENLIKLNIYIVHGNDPQPAFEVSQKIMGKIENPPAITVVFVSALANPDFLIEIDAIAVIPE, translated from the coding sequence ATGAAAAATGTCCAGTATATTAATCCCGATGGTCTAAATAAAAATCCGGCTTTTTCCAATGTAATTATAATCCCCGAAAGCAAGAAAACTGTTTTTATAGGAGGACAAAACTCTGTAAATGCAAAAGGAGAAATAATTGGAAAAAATGACATTAAAAAACAGTCCGAACAGGTATTTAAGAACTTAAAAATAGCTTTAGAATCAGCTGAAGCCTCCTTTGAAAATTTAATTAAATTGAACATTTATATCGTTCATGGAAATGATCCACAGCCCGCTTTTGAAGTATCTCAAAAAATTATGGGTAAAATAGAAAACCCACCAGCAATTACTGTCGTTTTTGTATCAGCATTGGCCAATCCTGACTTTTTAATTGAAATAGACGCTATTGCAGTAATTCCTGAATAA